The Montipora capricornis isolate CH-2021 chromosome 1, ASM3666992v2, whole genome shotgun sequence genome contains a region encoding:
- the LOC138041288 gene encoding deoxyribonuclease TATDN1-like isoform X7 yields MIVVFFKCTNLLGLNCRIPGNLFAYEWHYSYAIFCSFSLCRITCTFHGYVYVLISSGFFFRPQDIGVNLTDSMFRGIYHGKKAHEDDFQDVVQRASDVGVKKMIITAGCLSESQDALDLAKTNESYHCTVGCHPTRCREFEKDGQDPGDYLQQLIELAQRNKGKVVAVGECGLDYDRTNFCQKEVQLKYFQKQFQLAEETKLPMFLHSRNAHQDFIDIIRKNRDRFVTGVAHCFTGTKEEAADYLDQGLYIGITG; encoded by the exons ATgattgtcgttttctttaagtGTACCAATCTTTTAGggctaaactgcagaatacctggcaacttatttgcatatgaatggcaTTATTCGTACGCAATATTCTGCAGTTTTTCCCTTTGTAGAATCACATGCACCTTCCATGGATATGTGTACGTACTTATTTCCAGCGGTTTCTTTTTTCGTCCTCAAGATATAGGGGTGAATCTCACAG ATTCAATGTTCAGAGGAATATACCATGGAAAAAAAGCTCATGAAG ATGATTTTCAAGACGTGGTTCAGAGAGCCAGTGATGTTGGAGTGAAAAAG ATGATAATCACAGCTGGATGCTTGTCTGAGAGTCAAGATGCCCTGGACCTTGCTAAAACAAATG AATCCTATCACTGCACTGTTGGTTGTCATCCAACTCGCTGTCGTGAATTTGAAAAGGATGGTCAAGATCCAGGTGATTATCTACAGCAACTGATTGAATTGGCGCAAAGGAATAAAGGAAAAGTTGTTGCTGTTGGTGAATGTGGCTTAG ATTATGACCGTACCAATTTTTGCCAAAAAGAAGTTCAGTTgaa GTATTTTCAGAAACAGTTTCAACTAGCTGAGGAGACTAAGTTGCCAATGTTTTTACATTCAAGAAATGCACATCAAGATTTCATTG ataTTATCAGAAAAAACAGAGATAGATTTGTCACTGGAGTT GCTCACTGTTTCACTGGCACAAAGGAGGAGGCAGCTGATTATTTGGATCAAGGTTTATATATCGGCATCACTGGATG A
- the LOC138041288 gene encoding deoxyribonuclease TATDN1-like isoform X1, with amino-acid sequence MIVVFFKCTNLLGLNCRIPGNLFAYEWHYSYAIFCSFSLCRITCTFHGYVYVLISSGFFFRPQDIGVNLTDSMFRGIYHGKKAHEDDFQDVVQRASDVGVKKMIITAGCLSESQDALDLAKTNESYHCTVGCHPTRCREFEKDGQDPGDYLQQLIELAQRNKGKVVAVGECGLDYDRTNFCQKEVQLKYFQKQFQLAEETKLPMFLHSRNAHQDFIDIIRKNRDRFVTGVAHCFTGTKEEAADYLDQGLYIGITGCSLKTEENIEVMKTIPSDRLLLETDAPWCDIRPTHAGFKHVRTKFESKKKEKWERGVCVKGRNEPGNIM; translated from the exons ATgattgtcgttttctttaagtGTACCAATCTTTTAGggctaaactgcagaatacctggcaacttatttgcatatgaatggcaTTATTCGTACGCAATATTCTGCAGTTTTTCCCTTTGTAGAATCACATGCACCTTCCATGGATATGTGTACGTACTTATTTCCAGCGGTTTCTTTTTTCGTCCTCAAGATATAGGGGTGAATCTCACAG ATTCAATGTTCAGAGGAATATACCATGGAAAAAAAGCTCATGAAG ATGATTTTCAAGACGTGGTTCAGAGAGCCAGTGATGTTGGAGTGAAAAAG ATGATAATCACAGCTGGATGCTTGTCTGAGAGTCAAGATGCCCTGGACCTTGCTAAAACAAATG AATCCTATCACTGCACTGTTGGTTGTCATCCAACTCGCTGTCGTGAATTTGAAAAGGATGGTCAAGATCCAGGTGATTATCTACAGCAACTGATTGAATTGGCGCAAAGGAATAAAGGAAAAGTTGTTGCTGTTGGTGAATGTGGCTTAG ATTATGACCGTACCAATTTTTGCCAAAAAGAAGTTCAGTTgaa GTATTTTCAGAAACAGTTTCAACTAGCTGAGGAGACTAAGTTGCCAATGTTTTTACATTCAAGAAATGCACATCAAGATTTCATTG ataTTATCAGAAAAAACAGAGATAGATTTGTCACTGGAGTT GCTCACTGTTTCACTGGCACAAAGGAGGAGGCAGCTGATTATTTGGATCAAGGTTTATATATCGGCATCACTGGATG TTCACTCAAAACAGAGGAAAATATTGAAGTCATGAAGACAATTCCCTCAGATAGACTATTACTTGAAACAG ATGCTCCTTGGTGCGACATTCGACCCACGCACGCGGGTTTTAAGCACGTTAGAAccaaatttgaaagcaagaagaaagaaaaatgggagCGGGGAGTTTGTGTCAAGGGACGCAATGAGCCTGGCAACATTATGTAA
- the LOC138041288 gene encoding deoxyribonuclease TATDN1-like isoform X4: MEKKLMKMIITAGCLSESQDALDLAKTNESYHCTVGCHPTRCREFEKDGQDPGDYLQQLIELAQRNKGKVVAVGECGLDYDRTNFCQKEVQLKYFQKQFQLAEETKLPMFLHSRNAHQDFIDIIRKNRDRFVTGVAHCFTGTKEEAADYLDQGLYIGITGCSLKTEENIEVMKTIPSDRLLLETDAPWCDIRPTHAGFKHVRTKFESKKKEKWERGVCVKGRNEPGNIIQVLEVVAETRGEDAQSLAEVVYENTQELFFR, translated from the exons ATGGAAAAAAAGCTCATGAAG ATGATAATCACAGCTGGATGCTTGTCTGAGAGTCAAGATGCCCTGGACCTTGCTAAAACAAATG AATCCTATCACTGCACTGTTGGTTGTCATCCAACTCGCTGTCGTGAATTTGAAAAGGATGGTCAAGATCCAGGTGATTATCTACAGCAACTGATTGAATTGGCGCAAAGGAATAAAGGAAAAGTTGTTGCTGTTGGTGAATGTGGCTTAG ATTATGACCGTACCAATTTTTGCCAAAAAGAAGTTCAGTTgaa GTATTTTCAGAAACAGTTTCAACTAGCTGAGGAGACTAAGTTGCCAATGTTTTTACATTCAAGAAATGCACATCAAGATTTCATTG ataTTATCAGAAAAAACAGAGATAGATTTGTCACTGGAGTT GCTCACTGTTTCACTGGCACAAAGGAGGAGGCAGCTGATTATTTGGATCAAGGTTTATATATCGGCATCACTGGATG TTCACTCAAAACAGAGGAAAATATTGAAGTCATGAAGACAATTCCCTCAGATAGACTATTACTTGAAACAG ATGCTCCTTGGTGCGACATTCGACCCACGCACGCGGGTTTTAAGCACGTTAGAAccaaatttgaaagcaagaagaaagaaaaatgggagCGGGGAGTTTGTGTCAAGGGACGCAATGAGCCTGGCAACATTAT tcaagtTTTAGAAGTCGTCGCAGAAACTCGCGGGGAAGACGCACAGAGTCTTGCGGAAGTTGTTTACGAAAATACCCAGGAATTGTTTTTCAGATAG
- the LOC138041288 gene encoding deoxyribonuclease TATDN1-like isoform X3 produces MFRGIYHGKKAHEDDFQDVVQRASDVGVKKMIITAGCLSESQDALDLAKTNESYHCTVGCHPTRCREFEKDGQDPGDYLQQLIELAQRNKGKVVAVGECGLDYDRTNFCQKEVQLKYFQKQFQLAEETKLPMFLHSRNAHQDFIDIIRKNRDRFVTGVAHCFTGTKEEAADYLDQGLYIGITGCSLKTEENIEVMKTIPSDRLLLETDAPWCDIRPTHAGFKHVRTKFESKKKEKWERGVCVKGRNEPGNIIQVLEVVAETRGEDAQSLAEVVYENTQELFFR; encoded by the exons ATGTTCAGAGGAATATACCATGGAAAAAAAGCTCATGAAG ATGATTTTCAAGACGTGGTTCAGAGAGCCAGTGATGTTGGAGTGAAAAAG ATGATAATCACAGCTGGATGCTTGTCTGAGAGTCAAGATGCCCTGGACCTTGCTAAAACAAATG AATCCTATCACTGCACTGTTGGTTGTCATCCAACTCGCTGTCGTGAATTTGAAAAGGATGGTCAAGATCCAGGTGATTATCTACAGCAACTGATTGAATTGGCGCAAAGGAATAAAGGAAAAGTTGTTGCTGTTGGTGAATGTGGCTTAG ATTATGACCGTACCAATTTTTGCCAAAAAGAAGTTCAGTTgaa GTATTTTCAGAAACAGTTTCAACTAGCTGAGGAGACTAAGTTGCCAATGTTTTTACATTCAAGAAATGCACATCAAGATTTCATTG ataTTATCAGAAAAAACAGAGATAGATTTGTCACTGGAGTT GCTCACTGTTTCACTGGCACAAAGGAGGAGGCAGCTGATTATTTGGATCAAGGTTTATATATCGGCATCACTGGATG TTCACTCAAAACAGAGGAAAATATTGAAGTCATGAAGACAATTCCCTCAGATAGACTATTACTTGAAACAG ATGCTCCTTGGTGCGACATTCGACCCACGCACGCGGGTTTTAAGCACGTTAGAAccaaatttgaaagcaagaagaaagaaaaatgggagCGGGGAGTTTGTGTCAAGGGACGCAATGAGCCTGGCAACATTAT tcaagtTTTAGAAGTCGTCGCAGAAACTCGCGGGGAAGACGCACAGAGTCTTGCGGAAGTTGTTTACGAAAATACCCAGGAATTGTTTTTCAGATAG
- the LOC138041288 gene encoding deoxyribonuclease TATDN1-like isoform X2: MICKMAAASSLRFIDIGVNLTDSMFRGIYHGKKAHEDDFQDVVQRASDVGVKKMIITAGCLSESQDALDLAKTNESYHCTVGCHPTRCREFEKDGQDPGDYLQQLIELAQRNKGKVVAVGECGLDYDRTNFCQKEVQLKYFQKQFQLAEETKLPMFLHSRNAHQDFIDIIRKNRDRFVTGVAHCFTGTKEEAADYLDQGLYIGITGCSLKTEENIEVMKTIPSDRLLLETDAPWCDIRPTHAGFKHVRTKFESKKKEKWERGVCVKGRNEPGNIIQVLEVVAETRGEDAQSLAEVVYENTQELFFR, encoded by the exons ATGATTTGCAAAATGGCGGCTGCCAGTTCTCTTCGATTCATCG ATATAGGGGTGAATCTCACAG ATTCAATGTTCAGAGGAATATACCATGGAAAAAAAGCTCATGAAG ATGATTTTCAAGACGTGGTTCAGAGAGCCAGTGATGTTGGAGTGAAAAAG ATGATAATCACAGCTGGATGCTTGTCTGAGAGTCAAGATGCCCTGGACCTTGCTAAAACAAATG AATCCTATCACTGCACTGTTGGTTGTCATCCAACTCGCTGTCGTGAATTTGAAAAGGATGGTCAAGATCCAGGTGATTATCTACAGCAACTGATTGAATTGGCGCAAAGGAATAAAGGAAAAGTTGTTGCTGTTGGTGAATGTGGCTTAG ATTATGACCGTACCAATTTTTGCCAAAAAGAAGTTCAGTTgaa GTATTTTCAGAAACAGTTTCAACTAGCTGAGGAGACTAAGTTGCCAATGTTTTTACATTCAAGAAATGCACATCAAGATTTCATTG ataTTATCAGAAAAAACAGAGATAGATTTGTCACTGGAGTT GCTCACTGTTTCACTGGCACAAAGGAGGAGGCAGCTGATTATTTGGATCAAGGTTTATATATCGGCATCACTGGATG TTCACTCAAAACAGAGGAAAATATTGAAGTCATGAAGACAATTCCCTCAGATAGACTATTACTTGAAACAG ATGCTCCTTGGTGCGACATTCGACCCACGCACGCGGGTTTTAAGCACGTTAGAAccaaatttgaaagcaagaagaaagaaaaatgggagCGGGGAGTTTGTGTCAAGGGACGCAATGAGCCTGGCAACATTAT tcaagtTTTAGAAGTCGTCGCAGAAACTCGCGGGGAAGACGCACAGAGTCTTGCGGAAGTTGTTTACGAAAATACCCAGGAATTGTTTTTCAGATAG
- the LOC138041288 gene encoding deoxyribonuclease TATDN1-like isoform X6, translated as MIVVFFKCTNLLGLNCRIPGNLFAYEWHYSYAIFCSFSLCRITCTFHGYVYVLISSGFFFRPQDIGVNLTDSMFRGIYHGKKAHEDDFQDVVQRASDVGVKKMIITAGCLSESQDALDLAKTNESYHCTVGCHPTRCREFEKDGQDPGDYLQQLIELAQRNKGKVVAVGECGLDYDRTNFCQKEVQLKYFQKQFQLAEETKLPMFLHSRNAHQDFIDIIRKNRDRFVTGVAHCFTGTKEEAADYLDQGLYIGITGWYGPE; from the exons ATgattgtcgttttctttaagtGTACCAATCTTTTAGggctaaactgcagaatacctggcaacttatttgcatatgaatggcaTTATTCGTACGCAATATTCTGCAGTTTTTCCCTTTGTAGAATCACATGCACCTTCCATGGATATGTGTACGTACTTATTTCCAGCGGTTTCTTTTTTCGTCCTCAAGATATAGGGGTGAATCTCACAG ATTCAATGTTCAGAGGAATATACCATGGAAAAAAAGCTCATGAAG ATGATTTTCAAGACGTGGTTCAGAGAGCCAGTGATGTTGGAGTGAAAAAG ATGATAATCACAGCTGGATGCTTGTCTGAGAGTCAAGATGCCCTGGACCTTGCTAAAACAAATG AATCCTATCACTGCACTGTTGGTTGTCATCCAACTCGCTGTCGTGAATTTGAAAAGGATGGTCAAGATCCAGGTGATTATCTACAGCAACTGATTGAATTGGCGCAAAGGAATAAAGGAAAAGTTGTTGCTGTTGGTGAATGTGGCTTAG ATTATGACCGTACCAATTTTTGCCAAAAAGAAGTTCAGTTgaa GTATTTTCAGAAACAGTTTCAACTAGCTGAGGAGACTAAGTTGCCAATGTTTTTACATTCAAGAAATGCACATCAAGATTTCATTG ataTTATCAGAAAAAACAGAGATAGATTTGTCACTGGAGTT GCTCACTGTTTCACTGGCACAAAGGAGGAGGCAGCTGATTATTTGGATCAAGGTTTATATATCGGCATCACTGGATGGTATGGACCTGAGTAA
- the LOC138041277 gene encoding beta-secretase 1-like: MLDRWVLTGFVLLALLTAIRPLAFERKMSTTLSFDLRRKTKHHRPRNTTTPPPTPVPMTVSDEEMEFSLRSTSYAYVIELDLGTPPQRLEFLVDTGSSNMAIAGPRCRDEMDRKCEIETFYYPEKSSTSEDQHIPIETEYGKGAWSGDIYRDVVAFPGDGPRTTAEFAVISHEKDFFLRNSINEGILGLAYKSLATDDVQPLYDQLVQDNKVPNVFSLGLCNGMGKIWLDFPEAFEYHSPIHYTDINQETWYSVSMTGIDVAGNDLGLLPPSYSSAIVDSGTTDILLHPEVYSAVIAQLKLRGPPVDERFWESYCVDTDPYQWPYITIYLKNTIGGSFGLTVLGKHYVRKQDEFYCLSIGAKQSGAVLGEVVMEGNVVVFDRANQRIGFAPSNISHAEAGPCGNPIRVNNTVKGRLHKYCRAPDMPRETCFMGCKSCIKYGGVWCPKGHVVVWINGVRSVLSTTKGFCWPGGLFTLDDAKVQTFLNGHGSAEFQAYCDTLVPMYKQCSVAGIWIFLMSGFLFFSLCTLFSYVSCRGVTKPQSESDTEIPNSAEEIKNHRDGIHPSR, translated from the exons ATGCTCGATCGATGGGTTCTAACAGGATTCGTACTGTTGGCTCTTCTCACAGCGATACGCCCTTtggcatttgaaagaaaaatgtcGACCACCTTGTCATTTGATTTACGTCGGAAAACCAAACATCATCGcccaagaaacacaacaactcCGCCTCCAACTCCAGTGCCCATGACAGTTAGTGATGAGGAAATGGAGTTTTCTCTCCGG AGTACATCGTACGCCTATGTCATTGAACTGGACCTTGGCACGCCTCCGCAACGG CTGGAATTTCTTGTCGATACTGGTTCTTCTAACATGGCAATCGCAG GTCCGCGTTGTCGTGACGAAATGGATCGCAAGTGCGAGATAGAAACATTTTATTATCCAGAGAAATCAAGCACATCAGAAGATCAACATATACCG ATTGAAACAGAATATGGAAAAGGGGCGTGGTCAGGTGATATTTACCGCGACGTTGTTGCTTTTCCAGGGGACG GCCCAAGAACAACAGCAGAGTTTGCAGTCATCAGTCACGAAAAAGACTTCTTTCTTA GAAATTCTATCAATGAAGGCATTCTTGGTCTCGCGTATAAGAGTTTGGCGACGGATGATGTTCAG CCTTTGTATGATCAACTCGTTCAAGACAACAAGGTTCCCAATGTGTTTTCTCTTGGCTTGTGCAATGGAATG GGCAAAATCTGGCTGGACTTTCCAGAGGCATTCGAATATCATTCACCCATCCACTACACCGATATCAACCAAGAGACTTGGTACAGTGTTTCTATGACAGGCATT GACGTTGCCGGCAATGATCTTGGCTTGTTGCCACCCAGTTATTCATCCGCCATTGTTGATAGTG GTACAACGGATATCTTACTGCACCCCGAGGTCTATTCAGCCGTTATAGCTCAACTGAAGTTG CGTGGTCCACCTGTAGATGAACGCTTTTGGGAGAGTTACTGTGTTGATACGGACCCCTATCAATGGCCTTACATAACCATCTACCTAAAGAACACAA TCGGAGGTTCGTTTGGCTTGACAGTTCTTGGCAAGCATTACGTCAGAAAACAAGA tGAATTTTACTGTCTAAGCATTGGCGCCAAACAGTCCGGAGCTGTGCTAGGTGAGGTTGTTATGGAAGGAAATGTCGTAGTGTTTGATCGGGCCAATCAGAGAATCGGATTTGCACCCAGCAACATTTCACACGCTGAAGCTGGACCATGTG GCAATCCAATTCGTGTCAACAATACAGTGAAAG GTCGTCTTCATAAGTACTGCCGAGCTCCCGACATGCCCCGGGAGACGTGTTTCATGGGCTGTAAGTCCTGCATCAAATATGGCGGTGTGTGGTGTCCCAAGGGTCACGTGGTTGTGTGGATAAATGGCGTCAG atCTGTTCTTAGTACAACAAAAGGCTTCTGCTGGCCAG GAGGCCTCTTTACTCTCGATGATGCTAAAGTTCAGACCTTCCTAAACGGACACGGCAGTGCTGAATTTCAGGCGTACTGTGACACTTTAGTTCCAATGTACAAACAGTGTTCAG tGGCGGGTATCTGGATCTTTTTGATGAGTGGTTTCCTGTTCTTCAGCCTTTGCACACTGTTTTCGTATGTGAGTTGTCGAGGAGTCACGAAACCTCAGTCGGAAAGTGATACAGAGATTCCGAACAGTGCCGAAGAGATCAAGAACCACAGGGATGGAATACATCCCAGTAGATAA
- the LOC138041288 gene encoding deoxyribonuclease TATDN1-like isoform X5 has product MESRANQMIITAGCLSESQDALDLAKTNESYHCTVGCHPTRCREFEKDGQDPGDYLQQLIELAQRNKGKVVAVGECGLDYDRTNFCQKEVQLKYFQKQFQLAEETKLPMFLHSRNAHQDFIDIIRKNRDRFVTGVAHCFTGTKEEAADYLDQGLYIGITGCSLKTEENIEVMKTIPSDRLLLETDAPWCDIRPTHAGFKHVRTKFESKKKEKWERGVCVKGRNEPGNIIQVLEVVAETRGEDAQSLAEVVYENTQELFFR; this is encoded by the exons ATGGAAAGTAGAGCAAACCAA ATGATAATCACAGCTGGATGCTTGTCTGAGAGTCAAGATGCCCTGGACCTTGCTAAAACAAATG AATCCTATCACTGCACTGTTGGTTGTCATCCAACTCGCTGTCGTGAATTTGAAAAGGATGGTCAAGATCCAGGTGATTATCTACAGCAACTGATTGAATTGGCGCAAAGGAATAAAGGAAAAGTTGTTGCTGTTGGTGAATGTGGCTTAG ATTATGACCGTACCAATTTTTGCCAAAAAGAAGTTCAGTTgaa GTATTTTCAGAAACAGTTTCAACTAGCTGAGGAGACTAAGTTGCCAATGTTTTTACATTCAAGAAATGCACATCAAGATTTCATTG ataTTATCAGAAAAAACAGAGATAGATTTGTCACTGGAGTT GCTCACTGTTTCACTGGCACAAAGGAGGAGGCAGCTGATTATTTGGATCAAGGTTTATATATCGGCATCACTGGATG TTCACTCAAAACAGAGGAAAATATTGAAGTCATGAAGACAATTCCCTCAGATAGACTATTACTTGAAACAG ATGCTCCTTGGTGCGACATTCGACCCACGCACGCGGGTTTTAAGCACGTTAGAAccaaatttgaaagcaagaagaaagaaaaatgggagCGGGGAGTTTGTGTCAAGGGACGCAATGAGCCTGGCAACATTAT tcaagtTTTAGAAGTCGTCGCAGAAACTCGCGGGGAAGACGCACAGAGTCTTGCGGAAGTTGTTTACGAAAATACCCAGGAATTGTTTTTCAGATAG
- the LOC138053245 gene encoding BTB/POZ domain-containing protein 6-like, whose protein sequence is MAGYTNSSHSDEDTWQTEMRNIRERNRHMFNNELMSDVFFTVGKSEKMRIPAHKYVMGISSPVFYAMFYGRMAEKGCEIKIADCEPNSFMELLRYIYYDEAKIDPSNVFGILYLAKKYIVPFLAENCVQFLEENIDHQNAFTLLAQARYFCEPKLEEKCWEIIDRETSKVLSSDSFTEIDHETLLAVLTRDTLTVLEAELFKAVKHWAEAECNRKILPPTPENKRSVLSSALYFVRFPVMTLKEFSDDAAQSGILTSDETINIFLYFGSKDDSKVKSFLTHPRPGAHRVYRCTRFPSYGQNWLCEGTNVDSIKFTVDRDITVLGVGLYGISNVEDSSRSFSVDVELLDSHNDVMCTYEGSFFSDVNKHVHDILFDEPVIVRGHRPYIIRVLLKGPSTLGGTDGMRDVIAEGVRFRFDVDEASFNGTTTADGQIPDIVFKI, encoded by the coding sequence ATGGCGGGTTATACAAACTCCAGTCACTCCGACGAGGACACATGGCAAACCGAAATGAGAAACATCAGAGAACGAAATCGACACATGTTCAACAATGAATTGATGAGCGATGTCTTTTTTACTGTAGGCAAGTCAGAAAAAATGAGGATTCCAGCTCATAAATATGTTATGGGAATCAGTAGTCCGGTATTCTACGCCATGTTTTACGGTAGAATGGCGGAGAAAGGCTGCGAAATTAAAATCGCCGACTGCGAACCAAACAGCTTCATGGAGCTCTTGAGGTATATTTACTACGACGAAGCCAAAATTGATCCGTCAAATGTGTTTGGGATATTATATTTGGCAAAGAAATACATCGTGCCGTTTTTGGCGGAAAATTGCGTGCAATTTTTGGAAGAGAATATTGATCATCAAAACGCCTTCACGTTACTGGCTCAAGCACGCTACTTTTGCGAACCTAAACTGGAGGAAAAATGCTGGGAAATTATTGACAGGGAAACCTCTAAGGTTCTGTCTTCCGACTCCTTCACTGAAATTGACCACGAAACCCTTTTGGCTGTTTTAACACGTGATACATTGACTGTGTTAGAAGCAGAGTTGTTCAAGGCCGTGAAGCACTGGGCCGAGGCCGAGTGCAATCGGAAGATTCTTCCGCCGACACCCGAGAACAAACGAAGCGTGCTTTCAAGCGCACtttattttgttaggtttccGGTTATGACCCTCAAGGAGTTCTCGGACGACGCAGCTCAATCTGGAATACTGACCTCAGATGAAACAATTAACATATTCCTATATTTTGGATCCAAGGATGACTCCAAAGTTAAAAGTTTCCTAACCCACCCCCGCCCTGGGGCACATAGAGTTTACCGTTGTACGCGTTTCCCAAGTTATGGACAGAATTGGCTGTGCGAGGGAACTAACGTGGACAGCATAAAGTTCACGGTTGATAGGGACATTACTGTGCTTGGGGTTGGACTTTACGGAATCAGCAACGTAGAAGACAGTTCAAGATCGTTTAGCGTCGATGTGGAGCTTCTAGACTCGCACAATGATGTGATGTGTACTTACGAAGGAAGCTTCTTTTCCGATGTGAACAAGCACGTGCACGATATTCTGTTTGATGAGCCCGTGATCGTAAGAGGTCATCGGCCGTACATCATCCGAGTTCTTCTCAAGGGGCCGTCTACGCTCGGGGGAACGGATGGAATGAGAGATGTCATCGCTGAAGGAGTCAGGTTTCGATTCGATGTGGACGAGGCAAGTTTCAATGGGACCACAACAGCGGATGGACAAATACCAGACATTGTGTTTAAGATCTAA